One part of the Dermacentor andersoni chromosome 2, qqDerAnde1_hic_scaffold, whole genome shotgun sequence genome encodes these proteins:
- the LOC140216086 gene encoding tigger transposable element-derived protein 6-like → MLSKAKDLAFLLDFPDFSPGNGWLHRFKLRHGIIFNTINGESASVSDEDINTWMSKNLARVSSYAERDVCNADETALFYQMLPGKTHAMKGDKCAGGKHSKVRITVLLCTNMDGSDRCLPFVIGKSKRPRCFRTYVPVRYRHNSKSWMTRELFAEWLIDFDSSMAKKGRKVLLILDNCTAHHVQAVLTAVELLFLPPNVTSKAQPLDMGVIRSFKAAYRRRVVQRMLIAVDRPAANVPLQVSLYSAIEMIKAAWMEVTPERIRNCFRKAGFADAPEAGVEDTEQSQPDDDLWRRVVDANLAGCNLDWQDFVDVDDTAEVAESFCDETAVREVRASSDAEASDDDNDPSEPAPVSATTAVSHIEALRNLVYFKALGDEHIAALNKLETAVIGCALTRQTTITDLFSQ, encoded by the coding sequence ATGTTGTCCAAAGCAAAGGACTTAGCGTTCCTCCTGGACTTCCCAGATTTTTCTCCTGGCAATGGCTGGCTCCATCGCTTCAAGCTCCGCCACGGAATTATTTTCAACACCATCAACGGCGAATCGGCATCGGTAAGCGACGAAGACATCAACACGTGGATGTCTAAAAACTTGGCCCGTGTATCAAGTTATGCTGAAAGGGATGTGTGTAACGCCGATGAAACGGCGCTATTCTATCAAATGCTGCCTGGCAAAACGCACGCTATGAAGGGTGACAAATGTGCTGGcggcaagcacagcaaagttcgcataactgtgcttttgtgcaccaacatggatggaagcgatcgatgcttgccatttgtcatcggtaaatcaaagaggccacgttgcttccgcacatatgtaccagtgcgttacaggcataactcgaagtcgtggatgacacgcgagttgttcgcggaatggcttattgactttgacagcagcatggcgaagaaagggcgcaaagttcttctgattctcgacaactgtaccgcccaccatgtccaagctgtcttaacggcagttgagttgctttttctgccgccaaatgtaacttcaaaagcgcaaccgctggacatgggtgtaatacggtcgtttaaagcggcctacaggcgccgtgttgtgcagcggatgctgattgcagttgatcgccccgctgccaatgtgcctctgcaggtctcgctgtactcggcgatagaaatgatcaaagcggcttggatggaagtgacacccgaacgcatccggaattgttttcgcaaggccggcttcgctgacgcacctgaagcaggcgttgaagacactgaacaaagccagcctgacgacgacttgtggcgacgcgttgttgacgctaacctggccggctgcaatcttgattggcaagattttgttgatgtggacgacactgctgaagttgcggagtcgttttgcgacgagaccgccgtccgggaagtgcgggcatcaagcgacgccgaagcatcggacgatgacaacgatccgtcagagccagcacccgtaagcgcgacgacagcagtgagccatattgaggcacttagaaatcttgtgtattttaaggccttgggtgacgaacacatcgcagctttgaacaagcttgaaaccgccgtcattgggtgtgctctgacgaggcagacaacgatcaccgatttattttctcaataa
- the LOC126542411 gene encoding GPALPP motifs-containing protein 1-like isoform X1: MSAYGPRLPKGFKTASAGSEDAGESSESTTTVIGPVLPPGLKLSGQDVEAPAPCGESAQDLYGPRLPPGFTDTSPKPGIIGPVLPPGFSATSQQDAVDSDSDDSGDVIGPMPSEAIGDDYTDDTAARDFDRRATKMKRRLEGKDLETEPRREEWMTALPDNLGLRIGLGSRTFRKNMEDPTADRSVWTDTPADKVRKAEQKKSKKDEDRAETSRHQKRHHQEMELEEQLKQYNKEKRAESLLDMHRKKKKEEKKNEVKERREFSREEDLKISRIDPRASKTLINNAAFLNSKFSSGERKFL; encoded by the exons ATGTCTGCTTACGGGCCGCGGCTCCCAAAAG gtttCAAAACCGCATCTGCCGGTAGCGAAGATGCTGGAGAAAGCAGCGAATCGACAACCACCGTCATTGGACCGGTGCTCCCGCCTGGCTTAAAACTGTCTGGGCAGGATGTCGAAGCCCCGGCGCCTTGTGGCGAAAGTGCGCAGGATTTGTACGGGCCACGTTTGCCGCCGGGGTTCACCGACACATCACCTAAACCAGGCATCATCGGACCCGTTTTGCCGCCTGGTTTTTCAGCGACTTCTCAACAGGACGCTGTTGACAGCGACAGTGACGACTCGGGCGACGTTATCGGGCCGATGCCATCTGAGGCTATTGGGGATGACTACACAGACGACACCGCTGCGAGGGATTTTGACCGTAGAGCGACCAAAATGAAAAGGCGACTCGAGGGAAAG GACTTGGAAACCGAACCCCGCCGAGAAGAGTGGATGACAGCATTGCCAGACAACTTGGGTCTTCGAATTGGCCTGGGGTCCAGGACATTTCGGAAAAACATGGAGGACCCGACAGCTGACCGCTCCGTTTGGACAGACACACCTGCAGACAAAGTCAGAAAGGCAGAG CAGAAAAAGTCGAAAAAGGATGAAGATAGAGCTGAGACCTCGCGCCATCAGAAGCGACACCACCAAGAAATGGAGCTTGAGGAACAGCTGAAGCAATACAAT AAGGAAAAGAGGGCAGAGTCACTTCTCGATATGcacaggaagaagaagaaagaggaaaaaaag AATGAAGTTAAAGAACGGCGGGAGTTCAGTCGTGAAGAAGACCTGAAAATCAGCCGGATTGACCCAAGAGCCAGCAAAACATTGATCAACAATGCTGCTTTCCTGAACTCAAAGTTTTCATCTGGTGAAAGGAAGTTTCTGTAG
- the LOC126542411 gene encoding GPALPP motifs-containing protein 1-like isoform X2, which yields MSAYGPRLPKGFKTASAGSEDAGESSESTTTVIGPVLPPGLKLSGQDVEAPAPCGESAQDLYGPRLPPGFTDTSPKPGIIGPVLPPGFSATSQQDAVDSDSDDSGDVIGPMPSEAIGDDYTDDTAARDFDRRATKMKRRLEGKDLETEPRREEWMTALPDNLGLRIGLGSRTFRKNMEDPTADRSVWTDTPADKVRKAEKKSKKDEDRAETSRHQKRHHQEMELEEQLKQYNKEKRAESLLDMHRKKKKEEKKNEVKERREFSREEDLKISRIDPRASKTLINNAAFLNSKFSSGERKFL from the exons ATGTCTGCTTACGGGCCGCGGCTCCCAAAAG gtttCAAAACCGCATCTGCCGGTAGCGAAGATGCTGGAGAAAGCAGCGAATCGACAACCACCGTCATTGGACCGGTGCTCCCGCCTGGCTTAAAACTGTCTGGGCAGGATGTCGAAGCCCCGGCGCCTTGTGGCGAAAGTGCGCAGGATTTGTACGGGCCACGTTTGCCGCCGGGGTTCACCGACACATCACCTAAACCAGGCATCATCGGACCCGTTTTGCCGCCTGGTTTTTCAGCGACTTCTCAACAGGACGCTGTTGACAGCGACAGTGACGACTCGGGCGACGTTATCGGGCCGATGCCATCTGAGGCTATTGGGGATGACTACACAGACGACACCGCTGCGAGGGATTTTGACCGTAGAGCGACCAAAATGAAAAGGCGACTCGAGGGAAAG GACTTGGAAACCGAACCCCGCCGAGAAGAGTGGATGACAGCATTGCCAGACAACTTGGGTCTTCGAATTGGCCTGGGGTCCAGGACATTTCGGAAAAACATGGAGGACCCGACAGCTGACCGCTCCGTTTGGACAGACACACCTGCAGACAAAGTCAGAAAGGCAGAG AAAAAGTCGAAAAAGGATGAAGATAGAGCTGAGACCTCGCGCCATCAGAAGCGACACCACCAAGAAATGGAGCTTGAGGAACAGCTGAAGCAATACAAT AAGGAAAAGAGGGCAGAGTCACTTCTCGATATGcacaggaagaagaagaaagaggaaaaaaag AATGAAGTTAAAGAACGGCGGGAGTTCAGTCGTGAAGAAGACCTGAAAATCAGCCGGATTGACCCAAGAGCCAGCAAAACATTGATCAACAATGCTGCTTTCCTGAACTCAAAGTTTTCATCTGGTGAAAGGAAGTTTCTGTAG